ACTGATGGAGCTCAGGGCAATACTCCTGTCGTTTGGAACCACGCTCGACAAACTATGCAATAGCGGTTGAAGTTTTTTGGTGACGACATTGCTGTCTTTATCATTGTTATTTGAGCCAGCTTTGCGCAGTGGATTTAAACGAGACGAAGAAGCtcttgatcttttttttgatctACCCATTATTATTTGCTCTTCAACTTGATTTCTGCGATCTTTTTACACAAAACAAAAGCTCCAATCGACAGTACTTTGAATTGGCAAGAATGCAGCGCGCTTTTACCAAGGTTTAAGTTTACACTATCCATATATTCCAACAAAGGTAGAGAGAAATGGATGggatgagatgagatgagatgagatgagatgaaaaattttctgaacttgagaaaaagaagtatACTACTCGTTTTAAATGATGAACGTACATCTTCCGTAAACATAACAGTAAGCACGGCAATAGTTATCATATTaatatttcattatcaCTCAGTATTAGCAGAAAATACTTGTGCCAAAACTGTTTGTGATATAGggttttttattatatcgCCAATATTAAATGATAAACATAATATAGTAATACCAAAAATAATTATGATAACTtatacaaaagaaatgtaaagaaaagaacagaagTAATCAGAGTGTCTCAAAATGGTTAATGATTACAATGTTTCGATCACCTTGACTTATCTGTACTTGTGGAAACCAATGTCGTTGGCCTTTTCTCTGAAACATTGACGACAGATGTTTAAGTCGTACTTTCTGACCAAACCGGTGTGGGAGGAGCAGACACGACATTGACGAGAACCTTTACCGAATCTTCTTGGGTGGGAGAACCAAACGTTTTCGTGAGccatttttatatatattctgaACCAACAGTTctcaaaaagtaaagaacGAAGTATGTTAGTATTATATCTTTTGCGATTTCTATTTTATAGTTCCATGGACGTGTAAATTAGAGTTCTTCAACAATTAGTATTTGGTGGAGATAAGAGGCCGTACCAtgccctttttttattccatATAATCAAAGGCTCGTTGCCACTCCTTGATACTTAAAACCTATTCTCTTGGATTATTAGCGAGCATCTTGTAAGGCCCTTTCCTGGATAAGCTTAGATATATCCTCGactcttcaaaattttttgattgcAATTTTAGTTATGGATTCAAAATCCAACGCGGACATCTATCTTGTGATTCCTCCACTCTGCATACACGTCCTCTCTTTATCAAACCACATTTCCACATACATTTAGCTATagtttctttcaaagactTCTCAAAACTCAATCCTTAATATCTTCTAAAACCACCTCATGTTAGCGACGGTTATACCTTTAAGAGTTGACGCTTTCTCTGCTAAAATGGAATAGTTCCACCGCGCTGTCCGTATAACGCGAGAAGTGACGACCGAAATGGAAATCTTTCAAGTGAAAGAAACGAGTTGTATTTAGGACTGGGTGTTAATATGTACGGATGTAGAAACGTATCAATAAAGTGATTAcagcaaagaaaaattttcagctTTAGCTCATCTCATCACtgatgaaataaaaatggcTTTGCGTTAGGTGTGGTATGTAATGTTTGGCAGTTGATATATAGTTTTCATTAAAGGGTGGTAGTTTTACACAAGGGTCAGAATGGCAGGTCACTCACATAGATCATCTTTGAAGAATGGACACAAATCTTACAAATCAAAACATGCTTCTAAAGGTGCTTTGAAGAGATTATACAAAGGAAAAGTGGAGAAGGAACCCGTGGGGAGTGGCAAACCAGACAAGCAGGTTTCAAAATTACAACGTAGAAATAAATCAAAGCAATTAAGAGCCCAAAAGATCTTAGATTCAATCGAAAACAGGAAACTATTCGAAGGCAAAAATGGAGCTGCAAAAATCATTACTATTGTTCCGCTAGTAGGCGATTTGGACCCCTTAGACATCCTTTACAAGCTATTGAAGTCATCAGACGATGAGGAAATCATGATCCAGGAGGTGGAATCGAGACGTATATTTAACGTGTATatcaaaaagttcaaaagcaatttgaaaatcatTATTCCGGATATGACCAACTTCTTGAACATCCTGGATTGTGCCAAAGTAGCGGATTTTGTTATGTTCGGGCTTAGTGGTGTGAAGGAAGTCGATGAAGAGTTTGGTGAACAAATTATTCGTGCTTTAGAACTGCAAGGTATTGCGTCATATATCGGTGTTATAAGTAACCTTTCAGCAGTCCATGAGAAGGAGAAATTCCAATTGGATGTCAAGCAATCCTTAGAAAGTTACTTCAAACATTTTTTCCCAAGTGAGGAACGTGTTTATaacttggaaaagaatTCAGACTCACTAAACGTTCTAAGAACATTATGTCAGAAACTTCCAAGATCAATCAATTGGAGAGATAACAGAGGTTACATTGTCGCTGATGTCGTTGATTTCGTCGAGACTTCTTCCGATTCCGGCGAATTAGTCATTGAAGGTACCGCCCGTGGTATTGGGTTCAATGCTAATAGATTAGTTCATGTCCCTGACTTTGGTGACTTCCAAATCAGTAAGATAGAAAAAACTGGTGAATCTTTGCAAAGGAGGAAAAtcatgaaagaaaatgttgtCAATGGGGTGGGCTTGGAATTGGATTTACAAACAGTTTTCGAAAGTGATATGAATAGAGACACTTTGGACGAGTATGCCCCAGAAGACATGGAGGATTGGGCGGACTATGGCGAGGATTTCGAGTACGACGGTTTAACAACAGCAAGATACGACGACCACGGATACTTGCCAGGAAGAGAACAAGCATCAAAAAAGACAACGGTTCCAAAAGGTACTTCCGATTATCAAGCCAAGTGGTATTTGGATGACGTCATTGACGTaaatgacgaagaagagGTGGAACGTGCTAAtggcaaagaagaagcaatgatggatattgatgatgagATGATGATTGACCAAAACAATGAAGAGATAGTAGAGGACGAAGGATACGAAATAGAGGATAATGAGGGTTTTGAAGAACTTTCacctgaagaagaagaacgtCAACTGAGAGAATTTagagaaatggaaaaggaAGACAGAGAGTTTCCGGATGAGATCGAATTAGTACCCAACGAATCGGCTATCGAACGTTTAAAAAGATACAGGGGTTTGAAGAACCTATACAACTGTGATTGGCAggttgatgaaaaagatcCAACATCACCAGCGGAGTGGAACCGTCTATTAAGAATCGGTAATTACAAAAACACTAAAAACAGAATCATaaaggaaacaaaaaatgaagcaCAAGCCGTTGCAGGCGATCGTGTTAGGATGTTTATCAAGTTCCCAAAATATCTGTTAGAAAAGATTCAGGACCCCAAACAGCGATTATTTACCGTTTACGGATTACTGCTTCATGAACACAAAAATGCAGTGGTTAATTTCTCATTACAAAGATGGGAAGAATACGACAAACCTGTGCCTTCTAAAGATCCGATCGTGGTACAATatggtgttagaagatatACTATTCAACCACTATTTTCTCAGGGATCCAACAGCCCCAACAATGTCCACAAGTATGAAAGATTCTTGCATCCAGATACAGTATCGGTCGCTACATGTATTGCTCCTGTAGATTTTACCCAGTCCCCtgcaatattttttaaatcATCACCAACAGAtgccaaaaaaattgaactGATTGGTCACGGTACATTCTTGAACGCAGACCATTCGAGAATTCTAGCAAAGAGGGCCATTTTAACAGGCCATCCATTTAGGTTCCACAAAACCGTGGTCACTGTACGTTACATGTTTTTCAGACCAGAAGATGTGGAATGGTTCAAGTCCATCCCATTGTTTACTAAATCTGGTAGAGCAGGTTTCATTAAAGAAAGTTTGGGTACGCATGGTTATTTCAAAGCTACGTTCGACGGTAAATTATCTGCGCAAGA
The Saccharomyces mikatae IFO 1815 strain IFO1815 genome assembly, chromosome: 4 genome window above contains:
- the RPS29B gene encoding 40S ribosomal protein uS14 (similar to Saccharomyces cerevisiae RPS29B (YDL061C) and RPS29A (YLR388W); ancestral locus Anc_4.245) encodes the protein MAHENVWFSHPRRFGKGSRQCRVCSSHTGLVRKYDLNICRQCFREKANDIGFHKYR
- the TSR1 gene encoding small subunit rRNA maturation protein TSR1 (similar to Saccharomyces cerevisiae TSR1 (YDL060W); ancestral locus Anc_4.244), which gives rise to MAGHSHRSSLKNGHKSYKSKHASKGALKRLYKGKVEKEPVGSGKPDKQVSKLQRRNKSKQLRAQKILDSIENRKLFEGKNGAAKIITIVPLVGDLDPLDILYKLLKSSDDEEIMIQEVESRRIFNVYIKKFKSNLKIIIPDMTNFLNILDCAKVADFVMFGLSGVKEVDEEFGEQIIRALELQGIASYIGVISNLSAVHEKEKFQLDVKQSLESYFKHFFPSEERVYNLEKNSDSLNVLRTLCQKLPRSINWRDNRGYIVADVVDFVETSSDSGELVIEGTARGIGFNANRLVHVPDFGDFQISKIEKTGESLQRRKIMKENVVNGVGLELDLQTVFESDMNRDTLDEYAPEDMEDWADYGEDFEYDGLTTARYDDHGYLPGREQASKKTTVPKGTSDYQAKWYLDDVIDVNDEEEVERANGKEEAMMDIDDEMMIDQNNEEIVEDEGYEIEDNEGFEELSPEEEERQLREFREMEKEDREFPDEIELVPNESAIERLKRYRGLKNLYNCDWQVDEKDPTSPAEWNRLLRIGNYKNTKNRIIKETKNEAQAVAGDRVRMFIKFPKYLLEKIQDPKQRLFTVYGLLLHEHKNAVVNFSLQRWEEYDKPVPSKDPIVVQYGVRRYTIQPLFSQGSNSPNNVHKYERFLHPDTVSVATCIAPVDFTQSPAIFFKSSPTDAKKIELIGHGTFLNADHSRILAKRAILTGHPFRFHKTVVTVRYMFFRPEDVEWFKSIPLFTKSGRAGFIKESLGTHGYFKATFDGKLSAQDVVAMSLYKRMWPMPSLPWDGM